A section of the Paenibacillus aurantius genome encodes:
- a CDS encoding MntP/YtaF family protein codes for MPALVSLFLLAFAVSLDGFGVGTMYGLRRIRIPLLSVAIISFFSGLVILLSMQIGVLMAAFLSPGLARSVGGVILVGIGIWAVYQSRTSETANPQAEEQGEEGEASFRTEEKTAARTGKSSQALLSIELKRWGIVIQILKTPSMADIDRSGIISPSEAALLGLALSLDAFGAGIGAALIGFPPLLTAAVIAFSSGAFITAGLRMGLRFAGKAWLHRFSILPGFILVLMGILKLF; via the coding sequence TTGCCCGCACTGGTTTCGCTTTTCTTGCTGGCCTTTGCCGTAAGTCTGGACGGCTTTGGTGTAGGAACGATGTATGGATTGCGCCGGATCCGCATTCCACTGCTATCCGTTGCCATCATTTCTTTTTTCTCGGGCCTCGTGATTCTTCTTTCGATGCAGATCGGAGTGCTGATGGCGGCTTTTCTTTCTCCGGGGCTCGCCCGAAGTGTCGGGGGAGTTATTCTCGTGGGGATCGGAATATGGGCGGTGTACCAGTCCCGAACCTCCGAGACCGCAAACCCGCAGGCCGAAGAGCAAGGTGAGGAAGGAGAAGCTTCCTTCCGGACGGAGGAGAAAACGGCTGCCCGTACCGGCAAGTCCAGTCAGGCGCTGCTTTCCATTGAGCTGAAGCGGTGGGGAATCGTCATCCAGATTCTGAAGACGCCATCGATGGCCGATATCGACCGTTCGGGGATCATTTCGCCCTCGGAGGCGGCTCTTCTCGGCCTGGCTCTATCTTTGGATGCCTTTGGCGCCGGGATCGGTGCGGCCCTGATCGGGTTCCCCCCCTTGCTGACGGCCGCCGTCATCGCCTTTTCGAGCGGGGCGTTCATTACAGCGGGGCTGCGCATGGGTCTACGTTTTGCCGGAAAGGCCTGGCTCCACCGCTTCTCCATTTTGCCCGGGTTTATTCTCGTGCTGATGGGAATCCTTAAATTATTCTAG
- the pstA gene encoding phosphate ABC transporter permease PstA — translation MKRNKAADRLATLYFWAAGIAIIVILAWFLIRILGSGLSHLSWSFLTGKPNEVLAGGGVGPMLFNSFYILFLSLLFSLPIGIGAGIYLAVYAKRNKFTELIRISVEALSSVPSIVFGLFGALLFVNWMGLKFSILGGAATLSLLNLPVLVRVTEESIRTVPESYWEASLALGSTRWQAVRKVLLPSALPGLITGITLVSGRALGETAVLIYTAGTSVSRHFPDFNLLEMGETLAVHLWYSGSTSLAPDAKEIAQASGALLVLIVLIFNLLIAIPSRIIQKRLTGGKS, via the coding sequence ATGAAACGCAACAAAGCGGCGGACCGGCTGGCCACTCTGTACTTTTGGGCGGCGGGCATTGCCATTATCGTTATTCTGGCCTGGTTTCTCATTCGTATTCTAGGCAGCGGACTGTCTCACCTGTCCTGGAGCTTTCTGACTGGCAAGCCGAACGAGGTTCTGGCCGGCGGGGGAGTAGGGCCCATGCTGTTCAACTCCTTCTACATTCTGTTTCTATCGCTGCTCTTCTCTCTTCCGATCGGAATCGGAGCGGGGATTTATCTGGCCGTTTACGCCAAAAGGAACAAGTTCACGGAGCTGATCCGCATTTCCGTAGAGGCTTTGTCCTCCGTGCCCTCCATCGTCTTCGGTTTGTTCGGAGCGCTTCTGTTCGTTAACTGGATGGGCTTGAAGTTCTCGATTCTTGGCGGAGCCGCCACGCTTTCCCTGCTCAATCTTCCCGTTCTGGTGAGGGTGACGGAGGAGTCGATCCGTACCGTACCGGAATCCTACTGGGAAGCGTCGCTTGCCCTCGGCTCGACCCGGTGGCAGGCGGTCCGCAAGGTGCTGCTGCCGTCTGCACTGCCCGGACTCATTACCGGAATCACCCTTGTTTCCGGGCGCGCGCTCGGGGAAACCGCCGTTCTGATCTACACAGCCGGAACGTCCGTTTCGCGGCATTTTCCCGACTTCAACCTGCTGGAGATGGGGGAAACGCTGGCCGTCCATCTGTGGTATTCGGGCTCGACCTCCCTTGCGCCGGATGCGAAAGAGATCGCCCAGGCGAGCGGAGCACTGCTCGTTCTTATCGTCCTGATTTTCAACCTGCTCATAGCCATTCCGAGCCGAATCATCCAGAAACGATTAACCGGGGGGAAATCCTAA
- the pstB gene encoding phosphate ABC transporter ATP-binding protein PstB, whose product MAVKHKIQVDQLNLSYGDNKALHDIQLDIPENSISALIGPSGCGKSTFLRTLNRMNDLIEGVRINGKILVDGQDIYGPDADVASLRKRVGMVFQRPNPFPMSIYDNIAYGPRIHGIKKKAVLDEMVERSLEQAALWDEVKDRLNKSALGLSGGQQQRLCIARLLAVEPDVLLMDEPTSALDPISTLKVEELTQKLKERYTIIIVTHNMQQAARISDHTSFFLNGFLVESNKTDKIFTTPGDQRTEDYITGRFG is encoded by the coding sequence ATGGCCGTTAAACATAAAATTCAAGTTGACCAACTAAATTTATCCTATGGGGATAACAAAGCCCTTCACGATATCCAGCTGGACATTCCCGAGAATTCCATTTCGGCTCTAATCGGGCCGTCGGGCTGCGGCAAATCGACCTTCCTGCGCACCTTGAATCGGATGAATGATCTTATTGAAGGCGTTCGTATTAACGGAAAAATTCTGGTCGACGGCCAGGACATTTATGGGCCCGACGCGGATGTGGCTTCCCTGCGCAAACGGGTAGGCATGGTATTCCAGCGCCCCAATCCGTTTCCGATGAGCATTTACGACAACATTGCGTACGGGCCACGCATTCACGGCATCAAGAAGAAAGCGGTGCTGGACGAAATGGTCGAGAGGAGCCTCGAGCAGGCCGCTCTCTGGGATGAGGTCAAGGACCGTCTCAACAAGTCGGCCCTCGGACTGTCCGGAGGACAGCAGCAGCGCCTGTGCATTGCCCGCCTGCTGGCCGTAGAGCCGGACGTACTGCTCATGGATGAGCCGACCTCCGCCCTCGACCCGATCTCCACCTTAAAAGTGGAGGAACTGACCCAGAAGCTGAAGGAACGCTATACGATTATCATTGTCACCCACAATATGCAGCAGGCCGCCCGGATCTCGGACCACACTTCCTTTTTCCTCAACGGATTCCTAGTGGAGTCGAACAAGACGGACAAGATCTTTACGACGCCCGGCGACCAGCGGACGGAAGACTACATTACCGGGAGATTCGGATAA
- a CDS encoding phosphate ABC transporter substrate-binding protein, with product MSKKWFGLAASVVLAAGVLSACGNKDENAGAGSSPSTAPTAAASNQPSQGPEVTGTVTASGSTALQPLVQLAAQDFMAKNKGANIQVTGGGSGTGVKNVADGVSNIGNSDVEAAAEYKDKLVDHIVCIAPFALIVNNDVTIDSVTKQQAADIFSGKITNWKEVGGKDAKINLVHRPDSSGSRKLVQKIILDGKDFSKEGVTQDSSKTVAEAVTQGAGSIGYVDVPYITDKVKALKIDGVAYSKDTIKDGKYPLYGVEHMYTKGEATGATKAFLDFIMSKEFFEKPEVQKMGFLPADLVKK from the coding sequence ATGTCGAAAAAGTGGTTTGGCTTAGCAGCATCCGTAGTATTAGCAGCGGGGGTCCTTTCGGCTTGCGGAAACAAAGACGAGAACGCAGGCGCCGGTTCTTCTCCATCGACGGCACCGACGGCTGCCGCATCCAACCAGCCTTCCCAAGGCCCTGAAGTAACCGGTACGGTGACGGCTTCCGGATCGACGGCTCTTCAGCCGCTGGTTCAGCTGGCCGCTCAAGATTTCATGGCCAAGAACAAAGGCGCGAACATTCAAGTAACCGGCGGCGGATCGGGCACGGGAGTTAAGAACGTAGCCGACGGCGTATCCAACATCGGGAACTCCGACGTGGAAGCAGCCGCTGAATACAAAGATAAATTGGTAGACCATATCGTCTGCATCGCCCCGTTTGCCCTTATCGTGAACAACGATGTTACGATCGATTCCGTCACGAAGCAGCAAGCGGCCGACATCTTCTCCGGCAAAATCACGAACTGGAAAGAGGTAGGCGGCAAGGACGCCAAGATCAACCTGGTGCACCGTCCGGACAGCTCCGGTTCCCGTAAGCTCGTTCAGAAGATTATCTTGGACGGCAAAGACTTCTCCAAGGAAGGCGTAACGCAGGATTCCAGCAAAACGGTAGCCGAAGCAGTTACCCAAGGAGCCGGCTCCATTGGCTACGTCGATGTTCCTTACATCACGGATAAAGTAAAAGCCCTCAAAATCGATGGCGTGGCTTATTCCAAAGACACCATCAAAGACGGCAAATACCCGCTGTACGGGGTCGAGCACATGTACACGAAGGGTGAAGCGACAGGCGCCACTAAGGCTTTCCTCGACTTCATCATGAGCAAGGAATTCTTCGAGAAGCCGGAAGTACAGAAAATGGGCTTCCTGCCGGCCGATCTTGTTAAGAAATAA
- the polA gene encoding DNA polymerase I yields MSKLILIDGNSIANRAFYALPLLSNSSGLHTNAVFGFTTMLLKLIEEQKPTHFLVAFDAGKITFRHTDYKEYKGGRAKTPPELSEQFPLIKDLIRAFTISQFELEGYEADDIIGTMTRAADEQGMDVLVVTGDKDMLQLASDRVTIAITRKGISEIELYDPAQLKERYGLTPDQIRDLKGLMGDSSDNIPGIPGVGEKTALKLLHEYGSVEEVLANAGSIKGKMGEKIQAHADDARMSKELATIFRDVPMSISWEEQAYNGYDKQALGSVFRKLEFKSLLEKMDFSGAEETDEEPAVLEELNTRILTEESVGDFAEKLPQVLSLHVEVIGDNPHNAVVLGAAFNTEDAAYYAPLDVLKAEAAEPVRRWLADPDKPKKMCDLHRALVALAWEGIPLEGCVFDVMLATYLLDPTESTLTLNALASKYKLSGVKDDAEVFGKGAKFKVPEVDQVSEHLCRKAAAIYQIASIQEKELEDNGMNRLYHELELPLSNVLGDMEKQGIKVNKQELEDIGRELSERIAQLIGHIYEHAGGEFNINSPKQLGEILFDRLNLPVYKKTKTGPSTDAEVLERLRTKHEIVSHILDYRTLAKLQSTYIEGLLKEIRPSDGKIHTVYKQTIAATGRLSSQYPNLQNIPIRLEEGRKIRKAFVPSEPGWRILAADYSQIELRVLAHISHDERLMEAFHENMDIHTKTAMDVFGVSEAEVDKNMRRSAKAVNFGIVYGISDYGLSQNLDITRAEAAKFIEQYFAVFQGVRRYMDDIIKKAREDGYVTTLLQRRRYLPEIKASNYNLRSFAERTAMNTPIQGTAADIIKLAMVQMAERLQEEKLKSRMLLQVHDELVFEVPEEELETMSRLVPEVMENALPLDVPLKVDVEHGINWYEAK; encoded by the coding sequence TTGAGTAAATTAATTCTCATCGACGGCAACAGCATTGCCAACCGGGCCTTCTACGCCCTGCCACTGCTCAGCAATTCGAGCGGGCTTCACACCAATGCGGTTTTCGGGTTTACCACCATGCTTCTTAAGCTGATCGAAGAGCAGAAGCCTACCCATTTTCTCGTGGCCTTCGACGCGGGCAAAATTACTTTCCGGCATACCGACTATAAGGAATACAAGGGGGGGCGGGCCAAAACGCCTCCCGAGCTTTCGGAGCAGTTTCCGCTCATCAAGGACCTTATTCGGGCCTTTACCATTTCCCAGTTTGAGCTCGAGGGCTACGAAGCGGATGATATCATCGGGACGATGACGCGGGCGGCGGACGAGCAGGGGATGGACGTGCTGGTGGTCACCGGCGACAAGGACATGCTTCAGCTGGCTTCCGACCGCGTGACGATTGCCATCACCCGCAAAGGGATCAGCGAGATTGAGCTGTACGATCCGGCTCAGCTTAAAGAACGCTATGGCCTCACCCCCGATCAGATCCGCGATTTGAAGGGGCTCATGGGAGACAGCTCGGACAACATTCCGGGAATACCCGGAGTAGGAGAGAAGACGGCGCTCAAGCTGCTGCACGAATATGGGTCGGTAGAAGAGGTGCTCGCCAACGCCGGCTCCATCAAAGGGAAGATGGGCGAGAAGATCCAAGCCCATGCCGACGACGCCCGGATGAGTAAAGAGCTTGCGACTATTTTCCGGGACGTGCCGATGAGCATTTCCTGGGAAGAGCAGGCTTATAACGGCTATGACAAGCAGGCGCTCGGGTCCGTTTTCCGCAAGCTGGAGTTCAAATCCCTGCTAGAGAAAATGGACTTCTCCGGTGCGGAAGAAACGGATGAGGAGCCGGCGGTGCTGGAAGAGCTCAACACCCGCATTCTTACGGAAGAATCGGTGGGGGATTTCGCGGAGAAGCTTCCCCAGGTATTGTCCCTTCATGTGGAAGTGATTGGAGATAATCCGCACAACGCGGTCGTCCTGGGAGCGGCTTTCAATACCGAAGATGCCGCTTATTATGCTCCTCTTGACGTTCTGAAGGCGGAGGCCGCGGAGCCGGTCCGCCGCTGGCTGGCCGATCCGGACAAGCCGAAGAAGATGTGTGACCTGCACCGGGCCCTGGTAGCGCTGGCCTGGGAGGGGATTCCGCTCGAGGGCTGCGTCTTCGATGTTATGCTTGCCACTTATCTGCTGGATCCGACGGAATCGACCCTTACGCTTAATGCCCTTGCCTCGAAGTATAAGCTTTCGGGTGTGAAGGATGATGCCGAAGTGTTCGGCAAAGGGGCCAAGTTCAAGGTTCCCGAGGTGGACCAGGTCAGCGAGCATCTATGCCGCAAGGCCGCGGCCATTTACCAGATTGCTTCCATTCAGGAGAAAGAACTGGAAGACAACGGAATGAACCGGCTGTACCACGAGCTGGAGCTTCCTCTTTCCAATGTCCTGGGCGACATGGAGAAGCAGGGAATCAAGGTCAACAAGCAGGAGCTTGAGGACATCGGCCGGGAGCTCTCCGAACGGATCGCGCAGCTCATCGGGCACATTTACGAGCATGCGGGCGGGGAATTCAACATTAACTCGCCGAAGCAGCTCGGCGAAATCCTGTTCGACCGCTTGAATCTGCCTGTTTACAAGAAGACCAAGACCGGTCCTTCCACGGACGCCGAGGTGCTCGAGCGGCTAAGAACCAAGCACGAGATCGTTTCCCATATTCTCGATTACCGGACGCTGGCCAAGCTTCAGTCCACTTATATAGAAGGGCTGCTTAAAGAAATTCGGCCGAGCGACGGCAAAATCCATACGGTCTACAAGCAGACCATTGCGGCTACGGGCCGGCTGAGCTCGCAATACCCGAACCTGCAGAACATTCCGATCCGGCTAGAAGAAGGTCGCAAAATCCGCAAAGCCTTTGTTCCCTCTGAACCGGGCTGGAGGATTCTGGCGGCGGATTATTCCCAGATTGAGCTTCGGGTGCTGGCGCATATCTCTCATGACGAGAGATTGATGGAAGCTTTTCATGAGAACATGGATATTCATACGAAAACCGCCATGGATGTCTTTGGGGTGTCCGAAGCGGAGGTGGACAAGAACATGCGCCGGTCCGCGAAGGCGGTTAACTTTGGTATCGTCTACGGGATCAGCGACTACGGCCTCTCTCAGAACCTGGACATCACCCGGGCGGAGGCGGCGAAGTTCATCGAGCAGTATTTTGCCGTGTTCCAGGGAGTCCGCCGGTATATGGACGATATTATCAAGAAGGCGAGAGAAGACGGGTATGTGACTACTCTTCTGCAGAGAAGAAGATACCTGCCGGAAATCAAAGCCTCCAACTATAACCTGCGTTCCTTTGCCGAGCGCACAGCCATGAATACGCCGATTCAAGGAACCGCGGCGGATATCATCAAGCTTGCTATGGTTCAGATGGCGGAACGGCTTCAGGAAGAGAAGCTGAAGAGCCGGATGCTTCTTCAGGTTCATGATGAATTGGTGTTCGAAGTGCCCGAGGAGGAGCTCGAAACGATGAGCCGCCTCGTGCCGGAGGTAATGGAGAACGCCCTTCCGCTGGACGTGCCGCTGAAGGTGGACGTGGAGCATGGAATCAACTGGTACGAGGCCAAGTAA
- the phoU gene encoding phosphate signaling complex protein PhoU, producing MDTRPKYHQALNELQQQLLVMGELVERQIQSAVDSLKNLDEQKARDTVEKDDQIDDLMSRIEERCLRLIALQQPMASDLRIIGMTLKIAIDLERIADHAVDIAKVTIRMSGENLVKPLIDIPRMADLAMGMLRESLLSFTEKDVNRAASLAEKDDEVDKLYSTVLMDVTALMGTDLAANRQLTHLIMVANHLERVADHTTNIGEGVIFLVTGKRKDLNV from the coding sequence TTGGATACTAGACCGAAATACCATCAAGCCTTGAATGAGCTTCAGCAGCAGCTGCTTGTCATGGGGGAGCTGGTGGAGCGCCAAATCCAGAGCGCCGTGGATTCCCTCAAGAACCTCGACGAGCAGAAGGCGAGAGACACCGTAGAGAAGGACGATCAGATCGATGACCTGATGTCCCGGATCGAGGAGCGCTGTCTAAGGCTGATCGCCCTGCAGCAGCCGATGGCAAGCGATCTCCGGATTATCGGGATGACCCTTAAAATTGCCATAGACCTGGAACGGATCGCCGACCATGCGGTCGATATTGCGAAGGTGACGATCCGGATGTCCGGCGAGAATCTGGTTAAGCCCCTGATCGACATCCCACGCATGGCGGACCTTGCCATGGGCATGCTGCGCGAAAGCCTGCTCTCCTTCACGGAGAAGGACGTCAACCGGGCGGCGTCGCTCGCGGAGAAGGACGATGAGGTCGACAAGCTCTACAGCACCGTGCTGATGGACGTGACCGCTTTGATGGGAACCGATCTGGCGGCGAACCGGCAGCTTACGCATCTGATCATGGTGGCCAATCATCTGGAGCGGGTCGCCGATCATACGACCAACATCGGGGAAGGCGTCATCTTCCTCGTGACCGGCAAGCGCAAGGATTTGAATGTATAA
- a CDS encoding HAD family hydrolase, whose protein sequence is MKNHFSPELKKVIYFDMSHTLVDLKQSFNQAFKETVREYTGRWEGPGADPERMLDVYWEEWKRRSPAGRETAARKGAAVRQARKPVSPPGRRRAKGTAGWDQSSSGLRLACLAAALQGLPVPPGGGFLKAVDAKIRENAELHPRLMPGAREALERLAPRYRLAVISNGTAEKRLGQLQRLGLGRLIPPEHVFTAAASARRKPSPLIFAHALKGMGISGPQAVMVGDSWEKDIAGAVSAGIDAVWLHPGHAKKSSLRKLGSRKVYIIRRMDQLVPILLP, encoded by the coding sequence ATGAAGAATCATTTTTCACCGGAGCTGAAAAAGGTCATTTACTTTGACATGAGCCACACGCTCGTCGATTTGAAGCAGAGCTTCAACCAGGCGTTCAAGGAAACGGTCCGGGAATACACCGGACGCTGGGAGGGGCCAGGGGCCGACCCGGAACGGATGCTGGACGTTTACTGGGAGGAATGGAAAAGACGGAGTCCGGCCGGCCGGGAAACCGCTGCCCGCAAGGGCGCTGCCGTGCGCCAGGCCCGGAAGCCGGTCAGCCCGCCCGGAAGGCGCCGGGCGAAAGGGACGGCCGGGTGGGACCAGTCGTCTTCCGGCCTGCGGCTGGCCTGCCTCGCGGCGGCGCTGCAGGGGCTGCCCGTGCCTCCCGGCGGAGGCTTCCTGAAGGCGGTCGATGCGAAGATCCGCGAGAACGCGGAGCTGCATCCCCGCCTGATGCCGGGCGCCCGGGAGGCGCTGGAGCGGCTCGCGCCGCGGTACCGGCTGGCCGTGATCAGCAACGGCACCGCCGAGAAGCGGCTCGGCCAGCTGCAGCGGCTCGGGCTCGGCAGGCTGATCCCGCCGGAGCATGTGTTCACGGCCGCCGCGAGCGCCCGCCGGAAGCCAAGCCCGCTCATCTTCGCGCATGCGCTGAAGGGGATGGGCATCTCCGGCCCCCAGGCCGTCATGGTCGGCGATTCGTGGGAGAAGGACATCGCCGGAGCGGTGTCGGCCGGCATTGATGCCGTCTGGCTTCATCCCGGCCATGCCAAAAAGAGCTCCCTGCGCAAGCTCGGGAGCCGTAAAGTCTATATCATCCGGCGGATGGACCAGCTCGTTCCGATTCTCCTGCCTTAA
- the mutM gene encoding DNA-formamidopyrimidine glycosylase, whose protein sequence is MPELPEVETVVRTLNRLVVGKQIDDVRVLLNRIIQAPREPEQFSGALKGQTIHGIERRGKFIRFLLDDLVLVSHLRMEGRYGVYQEDEPLEKHTHVIFHFTDGTELRYRDVRQFGTMHIFAAGEEWSQPPLHKLGLEPLDESFTLKAFRERIAGRTTKIKPLLLNQEYVAGLGNIYVDEALFRSGIHPERTAESLTRKETERLHEAIVHTLREAVDAGGSSIKSYVNGQGEMGMFQQQLSAYGRKGIPCPQCGTLIEKTVLGGRGTHFCPRCQKPKRVRRRVPSGPPRTDL, encoded by the coding sequence ATGCCGGAGCTTCCTGAGGTGGAGACGGTAGTCCGAACATTAAACCGGCTGGTAGTCGGCAAACAAATTGACGATGTCCGCGTTTTGTTGAACCGCATTATCCAGGCTCCCCGGGAGCCGGAGCAGTTCAGCGGCGCCTTGAAGGGCCAGACGATCCACGGGATCGAGCGGCGGGGCAAATTTATCCGGTTTCTGCTCGATGACCTGGTGCTCGTTTCCCATTTGCGGATGGAAGGAAGATACGGGGTGTACCAAGAGGACGAGCCTCTTGAGAAGCATACCCACGTCATCTTTCATTTCACGGACGGAACGGAGCTTCGTTACCGTGATGTAAGGCAGTTCGGAACGATGCATATTTTTGCGGCAGGGGAGGAATGGAGCCAGCCCCCCCTGCATAAGCTGGGGTTGGAGCCCTTGGACGAGTCGTTTACGTTGAAGGCTTTCCGGGAACGGATCGCCGGGAGGACGACCAAAATCAAGCCGCTCCTGCTGAACCAGGAGTACGTGGCCGGTCTTGGCAACATTTATGTGGACGAGGCTCTGTTTCGGTCAGGGATTCATCCCGAGCGGACAGCCGAATCCCTGACCCGCAAAGAAACGGAGCGGCTTCATGAGGCCATTGTCCATACGCTTCGGGAAGCGGTCGATGCCGGCGGCTCCTCCATCAAGTCCTACGTAAATGGCCAGGGAGAGATGGGGATGTTCCAGCAGCAGCTGAGCGCCTACGGCCGCAAAGGCATCCCTTGCCCCCAATGCGGCACCCTGATTGAGAAAACGGTGCTGGGAGGCCGCGGCACCCACTTCTGTCCCCGCTGCCAGAAGCCCAAGCGGGTCAGGCGCCGGGTTCCTTCCGGCCCCCCTCGAACGGACCTGTAG
- the pstC gene encoding phosphate ABC transporter permease subunit PstC, with protein sequence MRWVFVGSAILVAAVIFSIILFVGFQGTQTFKDLSFAEFFLSTDWSPSSEQPRFGAFPFLYSTLLMTLLAVVLSVPLALSGAVFMAKIAPKWMREILRPAADLFVGIPSVVYGLIGLTVIVPFLGKTFGGGLGYGILPASIILAVMILPTIMSISEDALRSLPGRLEEASLALGATRWQTIWRVLLPAARPGILTGVILGMGRAIGETMAVFMVIGNSPKIPGSLLDSTTVLTTAIVKDMPNTFYGTTWNNALYLMALVLLVISLGLILLIRIIAKRSELK encoded by the coding sequence ATGCGCTGGGTGTTTGTCGGAAGCGCGATTCTCGTGGCCGCCGTTATCTTTTCGATTATTCTGTTCGTAGGCTTCCAGGGAACCCAAACGTTCAAGGACCTGTCCTTTGCGGAGTTCTTCCTGTCAACCGACTGGAGCCCTTCCTCAGAGCAGCCGCGTTTCGGTGCCTTTCCGTTCTTATACAGCACCCTGCTTATGACGTTACTAGCGGTCGTACTGTCCGTTCCACTCGCTTTGTCGGGGGCGGTGTTCATGGCCAAGATCGCACCGAAATGGATGCGTGAAATTTTGCGTCCAGCCGCCGATCTGTTCGTCGGGATCCCCTCCGTTGTTTACGGCCTGATCGGGCTTACGGTCATCGTCCCGTTTCTCGGTAAAACGTTCGGCGGAGGGCTCGGCTACGGCATCCTGCCGGCCTCGATTATCCTGGCCGTCATGATTCTTCCGACTATCATGTCCATCTCGGAGGATGCACTCCGTTCGCTTCCCGGGCGGCTGGAGGAAGCCTCGCTTGCCCTCGGGGCCACCCGGTGGCAGACCATCTGGCGGGTGCTCCTGCCTGCTGCAAGACCGGGGATTCTGACAGGGGTTATCCTCGGCATGGGCCGGGCGATCGGGGAAACGATGGCCGTCTTCATGGTCATCGGGAACTCTCCTAAAATTCCCGGCTCGCTGCTGGATTCGACGACGGTTCTGACGACCGCCATCGTCAAAGACATGCCGAATACCTTCTACGGTACGACGTGGAACAATGCGCTTTACTTGATGGCGCTTGTCCTGCTGGTCATTTCCCTGGGCCTGATCCTCTTGATCCGCATCATCGCCAAAAGGAGTGAGCTGAAATGA
- the coaE gene encoding dephospho-CoA kinase (Dephospho-CoA kinase (CoaE) performs the final step in coenzyme A biosynthesis.) produces the protein MNIGLTGGIACGKSTVSQMLVRRGAVLIDADRIAREVVLPGSAGLALVAERFGQAVLDGDGSLNRRKLGEIVFKDEAARKDLEGILHPLIRQEMWSRMSRYEQEDPSRLVVVDIPLLYESGLQEQVQEVMVVYIPRELQKERLMKRDGLGSEEADRRLNAQLSIEDKKALADYVIDNSGTQEDTERQVDRFWQEKGLR, from the coding sequence ATGAATATAGGTTTAACAGGAGGAATCGCCTGCGGCAAAAGCACGGTATCCCAGATGCTTGTGCGCCGCGGAGCGGTTCTCATCGATGCCGACCGCATCGCCCGAGAAGTCGTGCTTCCGGGCAGTGCCGGCCTGGCCCTTGTGGCGGAACGTTTCGGACAAGCCGTCTTGGATGGTGACGGATCGCTTAACCGGCGCAAGCTGGGAGAGATAGTGTTTAAGGACGAAGCCGCCCGCAAAGACTTGGAGGGCATTCTTCATCCGCTGATCCGTCAGGAAATGTGGTCTCGCATGAGCCGTTACGAGCAGGAGGATCCTTCGCGCCTTGTTGTCGTGGACATCCCGCTTCTCTATGAATCGGGCTTGCAGGAGCAGGTGCAAGAGGTGATGGTCGTTTACATTCCGCGGGAGCTGCAGAAAGAACGGCTGATGAAGCGGGATGGCCTCGGTTCGGAGGAAGCGGACAGACGGCTGAATGCCCAACTGTCCATCGAAGACAAAAAAGCGTTAGCGGATTATGTTATCGACAACAGCGGAACGCAGGAGGATACCGAGAGGCAGGTGGACCGGTTCTGGCAGGAAAAGGGGCTGCGATGA